ATTATTTTTTTATCAAAATGTATTTAAAAATATATTAAACATATTTATTTAAAGTTTAATAATATATTATTATAAATCAATTTATAAATAAAATAATAAATTTATTATAATACATGATATATTAATATAATTAATTTATTTTATCTTAAATAAAAATTATATTAATACATAATTATATTTTTATATATAGATTATTATTTAAAAACATGAAAAATTAAAAAAATAAAAAAAAAAAATAAAAAAAATGAAAAAAAAAATAAAAAAAATTTTAATAAAAAAATTAAATCTATTTTATGTAAAAATTAAAAAAAAAAATAATTATTATAAAATATTTGCTGTAAGTAATATTTTTTTAAATATGAATGAAGTAAATAGACAGAAATATATATACGCCCCATTATTAAAATATATTATTAAAAAAAAAATACATGCAATTTCAATTAAAACATATTCATTAAATGAATGGAAAAAATATAATAAAAAAATTATTAAAAAAAATTTATAATATAATTAAATTAATTTTAAAAAATAACTTTAAAAAAAAAATATTTTTAAATATTAAAACATTTTTAAACCGGAGAATTTATGTACGCTGTTTTTATTAATGGAGGTAAGCAATACAAAGTAAAAATAGGACAAACCCTTCGAATAGAAAAAATTAATGAAAATGTTGGTAATATAATAAAATTTAAAAAAATTTTATTAATTAAAAAAAAACAAAAAACATTTATAGGTAATCCTATTTTAAAAGATGCAGTTATAAAAGCAAAAATTTTTAGCCATGGAAGAGAAAAAAAAATTTATATAATAAAATTTCATCGTAGAAAACATTATAAAAAAAAACAAGGTCATAGACAATTTTATACGAGTATTAAAATTCAATCAATAAAAATAAAAAAGAGAATTTAAATGGCACATAAAAAAGCTGGAGGATCCAGTAGAAATGGAAGAGATTCACATTCAAAAAGATTAGGAGTTAAATGTTTTGGTGGAGAACAAGTTAAATCTGGATCAATTATAATCAGACAACGTGGTACAAAATTTCATCCAGGAAATAATACTAAATGTGGTAGAGATCATACTATATATTCTATTATAAATGGTATTGTAGAATTTAAAAGAAAAGGTTTTAAAAAAAAAAAAATTGTGAATATTATTCCTAATTAATAAAAAATAACAATTCAAATTTTTTTTAAAAAAATTCAAAATAAAAAATAATATTTTTTAGAGAATTTTCTATGAAATTTGTTGATGAAGCAATAATAAAAATAAAATCTGGTAATGGAGGAGATGGAGTAATCAGTTTTAGACGCGAAAAAAATGCTCCTAAAGGAGGTCCTGATGGAGGAGATGGAGGAAATGGAGGAAGTATATTATTTCAAGCTGATAAAAATTTAAATACTTTAGTTGATTATACATTTAAAAAAATAATAAAAGCTGAAAATGGAAAACCAGGACAAAATAGAAAAAAATCAGGAAAAAAAGGAACTGATAAAATATTACTTGTTCCAATTGGAACAAAAATTATAAATTGTTATAACAATGAAATTATAAAAGAATTTAAATATGATAAAGAATTATTTTTAGCGATACAAGGAGGTTGGCATGGTATTGGAAATAATCGATTTAAATCACCTACTAATAGAACTCCAAGAAAAAGATCATTAGGAAAATTAGGAGAAGAAAAAACAATTAAATTAGAACTTTCTTTATTAGCAGATATTGGTATTCTTGGACTTCCTAATGTTGGAAAATCTACTTTTATAAGAAGTGTTTCTTCTGCAAAACCAAAAATTGGAAATTATTTTTTTACTACTTTAATCCCAAATCTTGGAGTACTTTTTACTAAAAAAAAAAAAAAAATAATAATCGCAGATATACCAGGAATAATAAAAGGAGCATCAAAAGGAATTGGATTAGGTTTAAAATTTTTAAAACATTTAGAAAAATGTAAAATATTATTACATATAATAGATTTATCTATTGAAAGATATCAAGATATTATTAAAAACATAAATATAATAAATAATGAAATAAAACAACATAATTATAAATTATATAAAAAAAAAAGATGGATTGTTTTTAATAAATCAGATTTATTAAAAAAAGAAAATATTAAGTTTAAAATAAATAAAATTATAAAAAAAAAAAATATAAAAAAATATTACATTATTTCATCTATTAAAAAAAAAGGAATTAAGAATCTTTGTAAAGATTTAAGTAATTCAATATAATTTTTAAATGAAATATATTCATATACAATAAATTTTTATTTATACAAGTTAAAAATTAACTAAAATATATTAAATTTTGATTATTTAACTTGTATATATAATTTATAAAAAAAAAATTATCTTTTAGAAAATTGAGGTCTACGTCTAGATTTTCTAAAACCAACTTTTTTTCTTTCTACTTGACGAGAATCTCTTGTAACAAAACCAAATTTTCTTAATTCTTTTAATAAATAACTATCATATTTTATTAAAGCTCGAGTAATTCCTTGTCTTATTGCTCCAGCTTGTCCTGAAATTCCACCTCCTTTAACAGTAATATAAAAATCAAATTTATTACTCATATTTACTACTTTTAATGGTTGCGTAATAACCATACAAGCAGTTTTTCGACTAAAATATTTTTCTAAAGTAAGTTTATTTATAATTATTTTCCCATTTCCAATTTTTAAGAAAACTCGAGCAGAAGAAGATTTTCTTCTTCCTGTTCCATAGTTTTGAACTGTACTCATTTTATCTGTTTACATCCTAATTTTAAATTTTAAGTAAGATTGGTTTTTGAGCATGATGATTATGAACTTCATCGCGATATACTTTTAATTTTTTAAACATTATTCTTCCTAAAGGACCTTTTGGAAGCATTCCATAAACAGATTTTTTTATTACTTGTTCTGGATTATTTTTAATCATATCAGAAAATTTAACTGTTTTTAAACCACCAACATGTCCGGTATATCTATGATATAATTTCTTTTTATTTTTTTTTCCTGTAACACAAATTTTAGATGCATTTAAAACAATAATATAATCTCCCACATCCATATAAGGAGTATATATTTCTTTATGCTTCCCTCGTAAATAATGTGAAATTATACTAGATAAACGACCTAAAATTTTTCCATTTGCATTAATATAGTACCAATTTTTTATAATATTTTTTGAAGAAATTGAAAAGCTCTTTATGTTCATTACTATACCTATAAAATAATTCTATTTTAACTTTTTTTATATAAAAAACATATAATAAAAAATTATTTATAATTAAAATAAAATATTAACATTAAAGTAACATTTCTTAAAAAATATTTTTTTTTATATTTTATATTTTTATAAAAAAATTACTTAAAATTGAAATTTTTTAAAAAAAAAAAAATATATGATATATAATAAATATAATATAAAATTATATTAATTTATAAAAAAATATAATAATTTTTTGAATAACAAGGAGTAAAATAATGAAAAATAAAAATAAAATATTAATTTTAAGAAAAAAAATAAACAATATAAATAAAGATATTATAACTCTGTTATATGAAAGAAATTTAATTTGTAAAAAAATTGCTAAAGAAAAAATAAAAATAAAACATCCAATAAAAGATAAAAAAAGAGAAAAAAATATTTTTAAAAAAATAATTTCACAAGGAAAGAAATATAAATTAAAAAAAAAATATTTAAAAAAAATATTTAAAATTATAATTCATCATTCTATTAAAATTCAAAAAAAAGAGTTTAAAAAAAAAAAATTAAAATAGCATTTTTAGGTCCAAAAGGATCTTATTCATATTTTGCTGCTATAAAATATGCAAAAAAAAAATTGAAAAATTTAAAAGAAATTCCATGTAAAGATTTTAAATCTATATTAAAAAAAATAAATAAAAAAAATATATATGCTATTTTACCTGTTAAAAATACAATAACTGGAACAATTGATGAAACAAAAGAAATATTTAAAAAAAATAAATTAAAAATTTTTGATAAAATAAAAATTTCTATTGATCATTGTATTCTTTCAAAAAAAAAACAATCACTAAAAAATATAAAATTAATATATAGTCACTCACAACCAATTAAACAATGCAAAATTTTTATAAATAATTTAAAAAACTTAAAAATAAAATATACAAATAGTTCTTCAGAAGCTATTAAAAAAATTTTAAATAAAAAAAATAAATTTTCTGTAGCAATTGGAAGTGAAAATTGTAGTAAATTATATAAATTATATATAATAAAAAAAAATATATCTAATTATAACAAAAATAGAACTTTATTTTACATAGTATTAAAAAAATAAATATTTGAAATAAATTTTAATTACTTTAAAAAATGTACAATTAAAAATTTAAAATTATTATCTCTAAAAATAATCCTGAGTATAAAAAATGTTTAAAAATTTAACTAAATGTTTTTCTATTATTATAAAAAATATATCTAATAAAGGAAGAATTACAAAAAAAAATATAGAAAAAACATTAAGAAAAGTAAGAATTGCATTATTAGAAGCTGATGTTCCATTATTAATCATTAAAAAATTTATAAAAAAAATTAAAAAAAAATGTATTGGAAAAAAAATTAATAATTCTTTAACTCCAGGACAAGAATTTATTAAAATAGTTGAAAAAGAAATAATATCTATAATTGGAAATAATAATTATAAAATAAAATTTAAAAAAAAAAATCTATCAATTTTTTTAATAATAGGATTACAAGGATCTGGTAAAACAACAAGTATTGGAAAACTTTCAAAATTATTTCAAGAAAAATATAATAAAAAAGTTTTATTAGTATCTACAGATATTTATCGATCTTCAGCAATTGAACAATTAAAAATCATTTCTAAACAAGTAAAGATAGATTTTTTTAATTCTAATAATAAACAAAAACCTATTGATATTTCTATTCAGTCAATTGAATATGCAAAAAAAAAAAAATATGACGTCTTATTAATTGATACTGCTGGAAGAATGCATATTAATAAAAAATTAATGAATGAAATCAAAAATGTACATAAAATTATACAACCATTAGAAACAATATTTGTTATAGATTCTATGATAGGACAAGATTCTATTAATATAATTAATAAATTTAATAAACTATTAAAAATAACATCAATTTTCTTAACAAAAATAGATTCAAACACTAGATGTGGAGTTGTATTATCAATTAAATATTTAACAAAAATTCCTATTGCATTCCTTGGAAATGGAGAAAAATTTCATAATATAAAAGAATTTAAATCAAAAAAAATAGCTTCTAAGATTCTTGGAATGCAAGATACAATCTCTTTAATAAAATCAATTAAAAAAAAAATTGATAAAAAATATCTAGAAGAATTAAAAACAAAAATAAAAGAAAAAAATGAATTTGATTTAAACGATTTCTTAAAACAAATAATTCAAATGAAAAAAGTAGGAGGTATACAAAACATATTAAATAAATTATCAATTAATAATAACTTAAAACAAAATATTTTATTGCAAATAAACGATAATATGTTTATAAAAATACAAGCAATAATAAAATCTATGACTATTAATGAAAGAAAAAATCCAAAAATTATAAAATATTCAAGAAAAAAAAGAATATCTTTAGGTTCTGGAACTAGTATTCAAGATATTAATAAAATTTTAAAACAATTTGAATTAATGAAAACAATGATGAAAAAAGTAAAAAATATTGGTGTAATAAATATTTTTAAAAATATTAAAAACATTATTTCATAAAAAATAATAATTTAACAAATAAAAATAGGATATTTAACATGGTTAAGATAAGACTTTCTAGACATGGATCAAATAAAAAACCTTTTTATAGAATTATAGCAACTGATAGCAGATCAGCAAGGAACGGTAAATTTATTGAAAAAATAGGATTTTTTAATCCATTATTAAAAAATAAAGAAACATCATTAAATATAAATTTAGAAAAAGTAAAATATTGGGTCAAAGTCGGTGCACAAATTTCTGAAAGAGTAAAACAATTAATAAAAAAAATAAATAAAATAAAATGAACTTAAAAAATTCAAAAAAAATAATAGTAGGTAAAATATTTTCTCCTTATGGAATACTAGGTTGGATAAAATTATTTTCATTTACAGAAAAAATAAAAAAAATTTTTAAATATAAACCATTATTATATTTTTATAAAAAAAAAATAAAAACTTTAAAAATAAAATTATGGAAAAAATATAAAAATTTTTTTTTAGTAAAAATAAAAAATATAAATACTAGAACTCAAGCATTACTTTTAAAAAATAAAGAAATATTTATTTATTCTAAACAATTAAAAAAAAAAAAAAATGAATATTATTGGTATGAAATTATTAATTTAAAAGTATTTAATGTAGAAAAAATTTTTTTAGGAAAAGTTACAGATATAATTAGAACACCAACAAATGATATTTTAAAAATTATTTTCATTTCTTCAAAAAAAGACAAAAAAATAGAAAAATTAATTCCATTTGTTGAAAAAAAAATAATTAAAAAAATATCTCTTAAAAAAAAATATATCATTATTAACATAAAAGGATTAATTTTTTGATAAAATTTAAAATACTAACAATATTTCCAAAAATGTTTAATTCAGTTTTTAAATACGGCATTCTATCAAGAGCAATAAAAAAAAAAATATATATATAAATATTTTAAATATTAGAAACTTTAGTTCTAAAAAAAATAAAAATATAGATGATAGACCTTATGGAGGAGGTCCTGGAATGATTATGAGTTTTTTACCATTAAAAAAAGCAATTACCCATGCAAAAAAAAAAAATGAATATATAGTAATTTATTTATCTCCACAAGGAAAAAAATTATCTTATAAAATATTAAAAAAATTGTCAAAAAATAAATTTATTTTATTAATTTGTGGTAGATACCAAGGAATTGATCAAAGATTCATTGATAAATATGTTCATAAAGAAATATCTATTGGAAATTATATATTAACAGGTGGAGAATTAGCTGCAATGGTCTTTATTGATAGCATATCAAGATTTATTCCAGGAGTAATCAAAAAAAATATTTCCAATCACCAAGATTCTTTTACAAATGGATTACTAGACTATCCTCATTATACTAGACCAGAAGTAATAGAAAAAATGAACGTTCCAAAAATATTACTTTCTGGAAATCATAAAAAAATAAAATTATGGAGACTAAAAAAATCTATTAAACAAACACTAATAAAAAAACCAAAATTGTTAAATAAAAAAATTATTAAAAAAATAATAAATTTTAAAAAAAAAACAAAAAAAAAATAATTTTAAACAAAAAAAAATAAAAGAAATAAAAAAAATATGAATAATATTATAAAAAAAATAGAAAATGAACAAATTAAAAAAAATATACCAAAATTTAATTCAGGTGATACAGTAGAAGTACAAGTTTGGGTTATAGAAGGTTCAAAAAAACGTTTACAATCTTTTGAAGGAATTGTGATAGCTATAAAAAATAGATTTTTAAATTCATCTTTTTGTGTAAGAAAAATATCTAACAATGAAGGAATAGAAAGAGTTTTTCAAACTCATTCAAAAAATATAGAAAAAATATTTGTAAAAAGAAAAGGAAATGTCAGACAATCAAAATTATATTACTTGAGAAAAAGATTTGGAAAATCAGCTAGAATTAAAGAAAAAATATAATTTGTTAAAAAAATTAAATTTATATAAAATATTTTTTATAAAAACATGCAGTCATAAAATAAATTGTGACTGCTTGTATAAAATTCAATTTTATAACTATATTAAAAAAAAATTTTAAGTCATTATTTAGTACCTCCAACAGTTAAATTATTTATTTTTATAGTAGGTTGTCCAACACAAACTGGTACTTCCTGACCATCTTTAATACATGTACTTGTTCCATTATCTATAAGTAAATCATTTGCAACCATAGAAATTTTATTCATAATTTCTATTCCAGAACCAATTAAAGTAACATTTTTTATAGAAAAACAGATTTTTCCTTTTTTTATTAAATAAGCTTCAGAAGTAGAAAAAACAAATTCTCCAGAAGTTATATCTACTTGACCACCTGTAAAATCAACTGCATAAATTCCATAATCAACACTTTCTATAATTTCTTTTACAGAAGATTTTCCAGATAACATATAAGTATTAGTCATACGAGGCATTGGAAGAAATGCATACGATTCTCTTCTTCCGTTACCAGTAGAAATATTTCCTGTTAAACGTGCATTAAATTTATCTTGTAAATACTTTTTTAAAATTCCTTTTTTTATTAAAGTATTATATTTTCCAGGAGTTCCTTCATCATCAATAGAAACCGATCCTCTATATTTATTTTTTGTTCCATTATCTACTACAGTACATAAATGAGAAGCTACTTTTTTATTCATTTTATTACTATAAACAGATAAATTTTTTCTATTAAAATCACCTTCTAACCCATGTCCTACAGCTTCATGTAATAAAACTCCTGGAAGACCAGAACCTAAAACTACAGGAAAAGAACCAGATGGTGCTTCTTTAGAATATAAATTTAAAATAGAAATTCTTGATGCTTCTTGTGACAAATGTTGAATATAAGAAATTCCATTTTTATTTTTTTTAAAAAAATGTTTATATGTTCCTCGAATTCCTCCACTTTTTCTTCCAATTTCTCGCTTTCCTCCTTTCTCTTCTGAAAGAACATTTATATTAAGAGAAACTAAAGGTCTAATATCAACTGCAAAAACTCCATCTGTAGATGCTATTAAAATATATTCATAAGATCCATATAAATATGCACTTACTTTTGAAACTCTATTATCATAATTTCTTGAAAAATAATCTACTTGATTTAAAATATCTATTTTTTTTTCATTTGATAAAGATCTTAAAGGGCTTTTAAATTTATAATAAGATTTATTATTTATTTTTAAAAATTTTTTATTACCACATAAAATGTTTGAAGAAAAAATATTACATACTGAGGAACAAATTTTTTTCATACCAGAACTAGTAATTTGATCTGTGTAAGAAAATCCAGTCATTTCATTCTGAATTGCTCTTAAACCAATACCTTTATTAACTCCATAAAATCCATTTTTAATAATTTTGTCTTCTAATTTCCAAGATTCATAAAATTTATGCTGAAAATAAATATCAGAATAATCTATATTTTTAGTAGAAACATCAGATAATATTGAAAAAACTTCATCTGTTTTAATATTATTTTTTAATAAAATCTTTTTCTTTACTTTATTAAACATAAATAAACTCTCTTTTAAAATAAAATTTAAAATATTAATTTTTATATAAAAAAAAAATTAATATTTTAAATTAAAATTTTATTTTTATTCAAATAAATTTTAAATAAAAACAAAATTAATTATAATTTACTCTTTTATTTTGAATATATTGTTTTATATTGTATAATAAAAATTATTTAAAAAAATAAAAAATTTTATGAAAAAAAAAATACTACTTTTAAATGGACCTAATATT
The sequence above is a segment of the Buchnera aphidicola (Periphyllus acericola) genome. Coding sequences within it:
- a CDS encoding BolA/IbaG family iron-sulfur metabolism protein, whose amino-acid sequence is MKKKIKKILIKKLNLFYVKIKKKNNYYKIFAVSNIFLNMNEVNRQKYIYAPLLKYIIKKKIHAISIKTYSLNEWKKYNKKIIKKNL
- the rplU gene encoding 50S ribosomal protein L21, producing MYAVFINGGKQYKVKIGQTLRIEKINENVGNIIKFKKILLIKKKQKTFIGNPILKDAVIKAKIFSHGREKKIYIIKFHRRKHYKKKQGHRQFYTSIKIQSIKIKKRI
- the rpmA gene encoding 50S ribosomal protein L27, whose protein sequence is MAHKKAGGSSRNGRDSHSKRLGVKCFGGEQVKSGSIIIRQRGTKFHPGNNTKCGRDHTIYSIINGIVEFKRKGFKKKKIVNIIPN
- the cgtA gene encoding Obg family GTPase CgtA, encoding MKFVDEAIIKIKSGNGGDGVISFRREKNAPKGGPDGGDGGNGGSILFQADKNLNTLVDYTFKKIIKAENGKPGQNRKKSGKKGTDKILLVPIGTKIINCYNNEIIKEFKYDKELFLAIQGGWHGIGNNRFKSPTNRTPRKRSLGKLGEEKTIKLELSLLADIGILGLPNVGKSTFIRSVSSAKPKIGNYFFTTLIPNLGVLFTKKKKKIIIADIPGIIKGASKGIGLGLKFLKHLEKCKILLHIIDLSIERYQDIIKNINIINNEIKQHNYKLYKKKRWIVFNKSDLLKKENIKFKINKIIKKKNIKKYYIISSIKKKGIKNLCKDLSNSI
- the rpsI gene encoding 30S ribosomal protein S9, with product MSTVQNYGTGRRKSSSARVFLKIGNGKIIINKLTLEKYFSRKTACMVITQPLKVVNMSNKFDFYITVKGGGISGQAGAIRQGITRALIKYDSYLLKELRKFGFVTRDSRQVERKKVGFRKSRRRPQFSKR
- the rplM gene encoding 50S ribosomal protein L13, producing MKSFSISSKNIIKNWYYINANGKILGRLSSIISHYLRGKHKEIYTPYMDVGDYIIVLNASKICVTGKKNKKKLYHRYTGHVGGLKTVKFSDMIKNNPEQVIKKSVYGMLPKGPLGRIMFKKLKVYRDEVHNHHAQKPILLKI
- a CDS encoding chorismate mutase, with translation MKNKNKILILRKKINNINKDIITLLYERNLICKKIAKEKIKIKHPIKDKKREKNIFKKIISQGKKYKLKKKYLKKIFKIIIHHSIKIQKKEFKKKKLK
- a CDS encoding prephenate dehydratase domain-containing protein, encoding MKYAKKKLKNLKEIPCKDFKSILKKINKKNIYAILPVKNTITGTIDETKEIFKKNKLKIFDKIKISIDHCILSKKKQSLKNIKLIYSHSQPIKQCKIFINNLKNLKIKYTNSSSEAIKKILNKKNKFSVAIGSENCSKLYKLYIIKKNISNYNKNRTLFYIVLKK
- the ffh gene encoding signal recognition particle protein, which codes for MFKNLTKCFSIIIKNISNKGRITKKNIEKTLRKVRIALLEADVPLLIIKKFIKKIKKKCIGKKINNSLTPGQEFIKIVEKEIISIIGNNNYKIKFKKKNLSIFLIIGLQGSGKTTSIGKLSKLFQEKYNKKVLLVSTDIYRSSAIEQLKIISKQVKIDFFNSNNKQKPIDISIQSIEYAKKKKYDVLLIDTAGRMHINKKLMNEIKNVHKIIQPLETIFVIDSMIGQDSINIINKFNKLLKITSIFLTKIDSNTRCGVVLSIKYLTKIPIAFLGNGEKFHNIKEFKSKKIASKILGMQDTISLIKSIKKKIDKKYLEELKTKIKEKNEFDLNDFLKQIIQMKKVGGIQNILNKLSINNNLKQNILLQINDNMFIKIQAIIKSMTINERKNPKIIKYSRKKRISLGSGTSIQDINKILKQFELMKTMMKKVKNIGVINIFKNIKNIIS
- the rpsP gene encoding 30S ribosomal protein S16, with the translated sequence MVKIRLSRHGSNKKPFYRIIATDSRSARNGKFIEKIGFFNPLLKNKETSLNINLEKVKYWVKVGAQISERVKQLIKKINKIK
- the rimM gene encoding ribosome maturation factor RimM (Essential for efficient processing of 16S rRNA), with the protein product MNLKNSKKIIVGKIFSPYGILGWIKLFSFTEKIKKIFKYKPLLYFYKKKIKTLKIKLWKKYKNFFLVKIKNINTRTQALLLKNKEIFIYSKQLKKKKNEYYWYEIINLKVFNVEKIFLGKVTDIIRTPTNDILKIIFISSKKDKKIEKLIPFVEKKIIKKISLKKKYIIINIKGLIF
- the rplS gene encoding 50S ribosomal protein L19 — protein: MNNIIKKIENEQIKKNIPKFNSGDTVEVQVWVIEGSKKRLQSFEGIVIAIKNRFLNSSFCVRKISNNEGIERVFQTHSKNIEKIFVKRKGNVRQSKLYYLRKRFGKSARIKEKI
- the tldD gene encoding metalloprotease TldD: MFNKVKKKILLKNNIKTDEVFSILSDVSTKNIDYSDIYFQHKFYESWKLEDKIIKNGFYGVNKGIGLRAIQNEMTGFSYTDQITSSGMKKICSSVCNIFSSNILCGNKKFLKINNKSYYKFKSPLRSLSNEKKIDILNQVDYFSRNYDNRVSKVSAYLYGSYEYILIASTDGVFAVDIRPLVSLNINVLSEEKGGKREIGRKSGGIRGTYKHFFKKNKNGISYIQHLSQEASRISILNLYSKEAPSGSFPVVLGSGLPGVLLHEAVGHGLEGDFNRKNLSVYSNKMNKKVASHLCTVVDNGTKNKYRGSVSIDDEGTPGKYNTLIKKGILKKYLQDKFNARLTGNISTGNGRRESYAFLPMPRMTNTYMLSGKSSVKEIIESVDYGIYAVDFTGGQVDITSGEFVFSTSEAYLIKKGKICFSIKNVTLIGSGIEIMNKISMVANDLLIDNGTSTCIKDGQEVPVCVGQPTIKINNLTVGGTK